One Halalkalicoccus sp. NIPERK01 DNA segment encodes these proteins:
- a CDS encoding NDP-sugar synthase, whose protein sequence is MDAIVLAGGYATRLWPITRHRPKMFLPIGEDTVIDHIFGGLEADDRIENVYVSTNERFAAEFEEHVAASRFEKPRISVEDTSEEDEKFGVVGALAQLVEREGLDDDTLVIAGDNLISFDVGEFVDFFEERGAPVLAAYDVGSYERASQYGLVELDGDRVIDFQEKPDEPKSTLVSIACYGFPARTLSQLGEYLSDGNNPDEPGWFIQWLVEREEVYGFVFDDAWYDIGTPGSYLDAVSWFLDGDALVHPDATVENCEIGENVHVMAGAHLEGVTAERSVIFPDVTAKNCELRGTIIDEGTRVEEINLAGALIGAHTLINGDE, encoded by the coding sequence ATGGACGCTATCGTGCTGGCCGGTGGGTACGCGACACGGCTGTGGCCGATCACGAGACACAGACCGAAGATGTTCCTCCCGATCGGCGAGGACACCGTCATCGACCACATATTCGGTGGGCTCGAGGCCGACGACCGGATCGAGAACGTCTACGTCAGCACCAACGAGCGCTTCGCCGCGGAGTTCGAGGAACACGTCGCGGCGAGCCGATTCGAGAAGCCGCGGATCTCCGTCGAGGACACCAGCGAGGAGGACGAGAAGTTCGGCGTCGTCGGCGCGCTCGCCCAGTTGGTCGAGCGCGAGGGGCTCGACGACGACACGCTGGTGATCGCGGGCGACAACCTGATCAGCTTCGACGTCGGCGAGTTCGTCGACTTCTTCGAGGAGCGGGGCGCTCCCGTCCTCGCGGCCTACGACGTCGGCTCGTACGAGCGCGCGAGCCAGTACGGGTTGGTCGAACTCGACGGCGACCGGGTGATCGACTTCCAGGAGAAGCCAGACGAGCCCAAGAGCACGCTCGTCTCGATCGCCTGTTACGGCTTCCCGGCCCGCACCCTCTCGCAGTTGGGCGAGTACCTCTCGGACGGCAACAACCCCGACGAACCGGGCTGGTTCATCCAGTGGCTCGTCGAGCGCGAGGAGGTCTACGGCTTCGTCTTCGACGACGCGTGGTACGACATCGGCACCCCCGGGAGCTACCTCGACGCCGTCTCGTGGTTCCTCGACGGTGACGCGCTCGTCCACCCCGACGCGACCGTCGAGAACTGCGAGATCGGCGAGAACGTCCACGTCATGGCCGGCGCTCACCTCGAGGGCGTGACCGCCGAGCGCTCGGTGATCTTCCCCGACGTGACCGCCAAGAACTGCGAACTCCGGGGGACGATCATTGACGAGGGAACGCGCGTCGAGGAGATCAACCTCGCGGGCGCGCTCATCGGCGCCCACACCCTGATCAACGGCGACGAGTAG
- a CDS encoding diphthine--ammonia ligase, whose product MANWIALFSGGKDSSWALYRALEEGLSVSRLLTVHAAPDSYLYHVPATDLARLAAESIGIELMEVESAVEAQDVTDAGAQGDDELEPLERALADLDREVGVDGLIAGAVESEYQTSRIAAMADRLGAETYTPLWERDPVALAEAMLDAGFEIRIVQVAAAGLDESWLGRRLDRAALDELVALNERYGVHVLGEGGEFETLVTDGPHMDRPIEIEYETEWDGARGTLRITDAWLSDG is encoded by the coding sequence ATGGCGAACTGGATCGCGCTGTTCTCGGGCGGGAAGGACTCCTCGTGGGCGCTGTATCGCGCGCTCGAAGAGGGCCTTTCCGTCTCGCGACTGCTCACCGTCCACGCCGCTCCGGACTCGTATCTGTATCACGTCCCCGCGACCGACCTCGCGCGCCTCGCAGCCGAGAGCATCGGCATCGAACTCATGGAGGTCGAATCCGCCGTCGAAGCCCAGGACGTCACTGACGCCGGGGCGCAGGGCGACGACGAACTCGAACCGCTCGAACGCGCCCTCGCGGACCTCGACCGGGAGGTCGGGGTCGACGGCCTGATCGCCGGCGCGGTCGAAAGCGAGTACCAGACCAGTCGGATCGCGGCGATGGCCGACCGACTCGGCGCGGAGACGTACACCCCGCTCTGGGAGCGCGATCCCGTCGCGCTCGCCGAGGCGATGCTCGATGCGGGCTTCGAGATCCGGATCGTCCAGGTCGCCGCCGCCGGCCTCGACGAGTCGTGGCTCGGACGCCGTCTCGACCGGGCGGCACTCGACGAACTCGTCGCCCTCAACGAGCGCTACGGCGTCCACGTCCTCGGGGAGGGCGGCGAGTTCGAGACGCTCGTCACGGACGGGCCGCACATGGATCGTCCCATCGAGATCGAGTACGAGACCGAGTGGGACGGGGCCCGTGGAACGCTCCGGATCACCGACGCGTGGCTGAGCGACGGCTGA
- the ftsZ gene encoding cell division protein FtsZ — MDSIIQDAVESADEEQAAEQDGDGVTPEVSQSGQMTDEELRDVLEDLQTNITVVGCGGAGGNTVNRMQEEGIHGAKLVAANTDVQHLVEIEADTKILLGEQKTRGRGAGSLPQVGEEAALESQDEVNDAIQGSDMVFVTAGLGGGTGTGSAPVVAKAARESGALTIAIVTTPFTAEGEVRRTNAEAGLERLRDVADTVIVVPNDRLLDAVGKLPVRQAFKVADEVLMRSVKGITELITKPGLVNLDFADVRTVMEKGGVAMIGLGESDSESKAKDSVKSALRSPLLDVDISGANSALVNVTGGSDMSIEEAEGVVEEIYERIDPDARIIWGTSVDEELDGAMRTMIVVTGVDSPQIYGRQEDEQREKTAGQLQDIDYVE, encoded by the coding sequence ATGGACTCGATCATTCAGGACGCCGTCGAGAGCGCCGACGAGGAGCAGGCGGCGGAGCAGGACGGCGACGGCGTCACCCCCGAGGTCAGCCAGTCGGGGCAGATGACCGACGAGGAACTGCGCGACGTACTCGAGGACCTCCAGACCAACATCACCGTCGTCGGCTGTGGCGGGGCCGGCGGCAACACCGTCAACCGGATGCAGGAGGAGGGAATCCACGGCGCGAAACTCGTCGCCGCTAACACCGACGTCCAGCACCTCGTGGAGATCGAGGCCGACACGAAGATCCTCTTGGGAGAACAGAAGACCCGTGGCCGGGGCGCGGGATCGCTCCCGCAGGTCGGCGAGGAAGCCGCCCTCGAGAGCCAGGACGAGGTCAACGACGCGATCCAGGGCTCGGACATGGTGTTCGTCACCGCCGGGCTGGGCGGCGGCACCGGCACCGGTTCCGCGCCGGTCGTCGCGAAGGCCGCCCGCGAGTCGGGCGCGCTCACCATCGCCATCGTCACCACGCCCTTCACCGCCGAGGGCGAGGTCAGGAGAACGAACGCCGAGGCCGGCCTCGAACGGCTGCGCGACGTCGCCGACACCGTGATCGTCGTCCCCAACGACCGCCTGCTCGACGCCGTCGGCAAACTGCCGGTGCGACAGGCGTTCAAGGTCGCCGACGAGGTGCTCATGCGCTCGGTCAAGGGCATCACCGAACTCATCACCAAACCCGGACTCGTGAACCTCGACTTCGCGGACGTTCGAACGGTGATGGAGAAGGGCGGTGTCGCCATGATCGGGCTCGGCGAGAGCGACTCCGAATCGAAGGCGAAGGACTCGGTCAAATCGGCGCTTCGCTCGCCGCTTCTCGACGTCGACATCTCGGGGGCGAACTCCGCGCTCGTGAACGTCACCGGCGGCTCGGACATGAGCATCGAGGAGGCCGAGGGCGTCGTCGAGGAGATTTATGAAAGAATTGACCCCGACGCCCGGATCATCTGGGGAACCTCCGTCGACGAGGAACTCGACGGCGCGATGCGCACCATGATCGTCGTCACCGGCGTCGACTCCCCGCAGATCTACGGCCGGCAGGAGGATGAACAGCGCGAGAAGACGGCGGGGCAGCTTCAGGACATCGACTACGTCGAGTAA
- a CDS encoding transcriptional regulator, translating to MPESSGTTRERIAARLREAPATPSALAREFAITTESALSHVEHVSRTAESAADERLLVAPPECRECGFSGFDDPLNVPSRCPSCKAESIEEPAFVIE from the coding sequence ATGCCCGAGTCGAGCGGTACCACCCGCGAGCGGATCGCCGCCCGCCTCCGCGAGGCGCCCGCGACGCCGAGCGCGCTCGCACGCGAGTTCGCGATCACGACCGAGAGCGCGCTCTCGCACGTCGAACACGTCTCGCGCACCGCGGAGAGCGCCGCCGACGAACGACTGCTCGTCGCCCCACCCGAGTGTCGCGAGTGCGGCTTCTCGGGGTTCGACGACCCGCTGAACGTCCCCTCGCGGTGTCCCTCCTGTAAGGCCGAGTCGATCGAGGAACCCGCGTTCGTCATCGAGTAG
- a CDS encoding helix-hairpin-helix domain-containing protein encodes MALLNKLKSLLGLGDGRSGSDRQGTDDVGVTVEREPGEPAEEEAPPATPAPGTEAAEPEPAAESEPEATDSEPEPAVEPEVESPPAEDTLDESPEDLDGRGSTPEPEPESTSGPEPVETAEDEDEGALVESESEPIERVEPEPAAEDEAAEGTEPEGGAEGEPASAESAGDDEPLREIKGIGPSYATKLSEAGVESAADLAAADAGELSEATGLSEKRIQGWIDRAQKR; translated from the coding sequence ATGGCACTGCTGAACAAGCTGAAATCGTTGCTCGGACTCGGCGACGGACGGTCGGGCAGCGATCGGCAGGGCACCGACGACGTCGGCGTCACGGTCGAACGCGAGCCCGGCGAACCGGCCGAAGAGGAGGCCCCGCCGGCGACGCCCGCCCCCGGAACCGAGGCCGCCGAACCCGAACCGGCCGCGGAGAGCGAGCCCGAGGCGACCGACTCCGAGCCCGAACCGGCCGTCGAACCGGAGGTCGAATCACCGCCCGCGGAGGACACGCTCGACGAGTCGCCCGAGGACCTCGACGGCCGAGGATCGACGCCGGAACCGGAGCCGGAATCGACGTCGGGCCCCGAACCGGTCGAAACGGCCGAGGACGAGGACGAGGGGGCGCTCGTCGAATCGGAGTCCGAGCCGATCGAGCGGGTCGAGCCCGAACCGGCCGCGGAGGACGAGGCCGCCGAGGGGACGGAACCCGAGGGCGGAGCCGAGGGAGAACCCGCGTCCGCCGAGTCGGCGGGCGACGACGAGCCGCTCCGGGAGATCAAGGGGATCGGCCCCTCCTACGCGACGAAGCTCTCTGAGGCGGGCGTCGAATCCGCCGCGGACCTCGCCGCGGCCGACGCGGGCGAACTCTCGGAGGCGACGGGCCTCTCGGAGAAGCGCATCCAGGGCTGGATCGACCGCGCACAGAAGCGATAA
- a CDS encoding sodium:calcium antiporter yields the protein MLQRLRHPLVAVVLTLLLTLPWVYTWSSHGGHVAPGAPYSATLTVAIAGFAVLGSAFLLAWGAETAEKDVPRAFAIAVLAVLAVAPEYAVDALYAWQAGSLEGTQRGADAANLAVANMTGANRILIGIGWSAIALFTVYRAGASRDPAVEHREGFLRNAVSIDRDLSVEITFLFAATLFAFVVPFSMASVNGGGAAGGIGLLDTAVLVGMYVLYIAIIVRGDVEEPDHQVGVPAYFQSFPKPARIAVVLVLFAYSGTMIYTAVHPFAMGLETIGIENGIPEFFMIQWIAPLASESPELIVVAYLVNKARSTAGFNALISSKLNQWTLLIGTLAVVYSIAAGHLGALPFDEKQVAEIWITAAQSLFALAILSNFEITMREAVALLVLFVSQVAIEFAVIRLYPEALAEAISIDILYAYTAVYLVLGGYLLITRRHELVGLFARTGTTAREAIRPHEARPEGAD from the coding sequence ATGCTGCAGCGTCTCCGCCACCCGCTCGTCGCGGTCGTCTTGACCCTCTTGCTCACCCTGCCGTGGGTCTACACCTGGAGTTCGCACGGCGGACACGTCGCGCCCGGCGCCCCCTATTCGGCCACGCTGACCGTCGCCATCGCCGGATTCGCGGTCCTGGGATCGGCGTTCCTGCTGGCGTGGGGCGCCGAGACCGCCGAGAAGGACGTCCCGCGTGCGTTCGCCATCGCCGTCCTCGCCGTGCTCGCGGTTGCCCCCGAGTACGCCGTCGACGCGCTGTACGCCTGGCAGGCCGGTTCCCTGGAGGGAACCCAGCGCGGGGCCGACGCCGCGAACCTCGCGGTCGCCAACATGACCGGCGCGAACCGCATCCTCATCGGGATCGGCTGGTCGGCCATCGCGCTGTTCACCGTCTACCGGGCGGGCGCCTCGCGCGACCCCGCCGTTGAGCACCGCGAGGGGTTCCTGCGAAACGCCGTCTCGATCGACCGCGACCTCAGCGTCGAGATCACCTTCCTCTTCGCGGCCACGCTGTTCGCGTTCGTCGTTCCCTTCAGCATGGCCTCGGTCAACGGCGGCGGGGCCGCAGGCGGGATCGGCCTCCTCGACACCGCCGTCCTCGTGGGGATGTACGTCCTGTACATCGCGATCATCGTCCGCGGCGACGTCGAGGAACCCGACCACCAGGTCGGCGTCCCCGCGTACTTCCAGTCGTTCCCGAAACCCGCCCGGATCGCGGTCGTGCTCGTACTGTTCGCCTACTCGGGCACGATGATCTACACCGCCGTCCACCCCTTCGCGATGGGCCTCGAGACCATCGGCATCGAGAACGGCATCCCCGAGTTCTTCATGATCCAGTGGATCGCGCCGCTGGCCTCCGAGTCGCCGGAACTCATCGTCGTCGCCTACCTCGTCAACAAGGCGCGCTCGACGGCGGGGTTCAACGCGCTGATCTCCTCGAAGCTCAACCAGTGGACGCTGCTCATCGGGACGCTCGCGGTCGTCTACTCCATCGCCGCGGGCCACCTGGGTGCGCTGCCCTTCGACGAGAAGCAGGTCGCCGAGATCTGGATCACCGCCGCCCAGAGCCTCTTCGCGCTCGCCATCCTCTCGAACTTCGAGATCACCATGCGCGAGGCGGTCGCCCTGCTCGTCCTGTTCGTCTCGCAGGTCGCGATCGAGTTCGCCGTCATCCGGCTCTACCCGGAGGCGCTCGCCGAGGCGATCAGCATCGACATCCTCTACGCGTACACCGCCGTCTACCTCGTGCTCGGGGGCTACCTGCTGATCACCCGCCGTCACGAACTCGTCGGCCTGTTCGCCCGGACGGGCACGACCGCCCGCGAGGCCATCCGGCCGCACGAGGCCCGCCCCGAGGGGGCCGACTGA
- a CDS encoding coiled-coil protein encodes MVDESKNIEVSDSDLESDSKGQLIKLAGKLRDRRNELNQMASKRASKRDDLNAATREKVDEAQEHREKRDELNEQVQEHKGKRNELNAKANELFDEVEGRKSDLELDDGKGLEELEEEIEQLEFKQQTEVLSTEDERELIEKIEDKREEYRERQEKLEGNDDLEELVEEAEEVRSEASKHHQKVTELADQAQEHHNKMIEAYREADDIRDDADEMHEAFVEVQEAADQHHEDFVRVQKRLRELDKKEEEARKSSREQEREEAKEEAEEIYQKFKEGETLDTEDLMKLQKTGLL; translated from the coding sequence ATGGTAGACGAAAGCAAGAACATCGAGGTCAGCGACTCCGACCTCGAAAGCGACTCGAAAGGACAGCTCATCAAACTCGCCGGCAAGCTTCGCGACCGCCGGAACGAACTCAACCAGATGGCCTCGAAGCGTGCCTCCAAACGCGACGACCTGAACGCGGCCACCCGCGAGAAGGTCGACGAGGCCCAGGAACACCGCGAGAAGCGCGACGAGTTGAACGAGCAGGTCCAAGAACACAAAGGGAAGCGAAACGAACTCAACGCGAAGGCCAACGAACTGTTCGACGAGGTCGAGGGCCGCAAGTCGGACCTCGAACTCGACGACGGAAAGGGCCTCGAGGAGCTCGAAGAGGAGATCGAACAGCTCGAGTTCAAACAGCAGACCGAGGTGCTCTCGACCGAGGACGAGCGCGAACTCATCGAGAAGATCGAGGACAAGCGCGAGGAGTACCGAGAGCGCCAGGAGAAACTCGAGGGCAACGACGACCTCGAGGAGCTCGTCGAGGAGGCCGAAGAGGTCCGCTCGGAGGCCTCGAAGCACCACCAGAAGGTCACGGAACTCGCGGATCAGGCCCAGGAACACCACAACAAGATGATCGAGGCCTACCGCGAGGCCGACGACATCCGCGACGACGCCGACGAGATGCACGAGGCGTTCGTCGAGGTCCAGGAGGCCGCCGACCAGCACCACGAGGACTTCGTGCGCGTCCAGAAGCGCCTGCGCGAACTCGACAAGAAGGAGGAGGAAGCGCGCAAGTCCAGCCGCGAGCAGGAGCGCGAGGAGGCCAAAGAGGAGGCCGAGGAGATCTATCAGAAGTTCAAGGAGGGCGAGACCCTCGACACCGAGGACCTGATGAAGCTCCAGAAGACCGGCCTGCTTTAG
- a CDS encoding DUF373 family protein: MSTLVVCLDRSDEIARAGDVSPPVVGWEALRSLVIDVGLADPEDSSVNCLLETLRVARELRESDEEATVALVTGGADAVGAGRSIAAQIEAIRADYPIESAIIVTDSAEDERLIPVIESRLAVDSVDRVVVRQARDIESTYYLLKQFLGDEELRQTTLVPLGLALLVFPVLLTFMGPVVAVASLTGVFGFFLLYKGLGVDTYLSTVPAGVRDALYSGQVSVVTYAIGAGLALIGVFAGLLGVSGLDSQQGVFVPAMQFAFDSVPWLAMAALAASTGRLLDETIHDEPVPTSYLNLPFGVVALGIVIRGFSAYFLQRSDVIDRTAVPPIDVGVVSVEGFALSPLQRLAAFVVVGVVVSLVGVRTATHFAGRPEADAEATD; encoded by the coding sequence GTGAGTACGTTGGTGGTGTGTCTCGACCGGTCGGACGAGATCGCGCGGGCCGGTGACGTCTCCCCGCCGGTCGTCGGCTGGGAGGCGCTCCGCTCGCTGGTGATCGACGTCGGTCTCGCTGATCCCGAGGACTCGAGCGTCAACTGCCTGCTCGAGACGCTCCGGGTGGCCCGCGAACTCCGCGAGAGCGACGAGGAGGCGACGGTCGCGCTCGTCACCGGCGGGGCCGACGCGGTCGGCGCGGGCCGGTCGATCGCCGCCCAGATCGAGGCGATCCGCGCCGACTACCCGATCGAGTCGGCGATAATCGTCACCGACAGCGCCGAGGACGAGCGGTTGATCCCCGTCATCGAGAGCCGTCTGGCGGTCGACTCGGTCGACCGCGTGGTCGTCAGGCAGGCCCGGGACATCGAGTCGACGTACTACCTGCTCAAGCAGTTCCTCGGCGACGAGGAGTTGCGACAGACGACGCTGGTCCCGCTCGGCCTGGCGCTGCTCGTCTTTCCCGTCCTGTTGACGTTCATGGGGCCGGTCGTCGCCGTCGCCTCGCTGACCGGGGTGTTCGGGTTCTTCCTGCTGTACAAGGGCCTCGGCGTCGACACCTACCTCTCGACGGTGCCCGCCGGCGTGCGCGACGCCCTCTACTCGGGGCAGGTCTCGGTCGTGACCTACGCCATCGGCGCCGGCCTCGCGCTGATCGGCGTCTTCGCCGGCCTGCTTGGCGTCTCGGGGCTCGATTCCCAGCAGGGCGTGTTCGTCCCCGCGATGCAGTTCGCCTTCGACAGCGTTCCGTGGCTCGCGATGGCCGCGCTGGCGGCGAGCACCGGCCGACTGCTCGACGAGACGATCCACGACGAACCCGTCCCCACCTCGTATCTCAACCTGCCGTTCGGCGTCGTCGCGCTGGGAATCGTCATCCGGGGCTTCTCGGCGTACTTCCTCCAGCGAAGCGACGTCATCGACCGCACCGCCGTCCCGCCGATCGACGTGGGGGTGGTCTCCGTCGAGGGGTTCGCCCTCTCGCCGCTCCAGCGCCTCGCCGCGTTCGTCGTCGTCGGCGTCGTCGTGAGCCTCGTCGGCGTGCGCACGGCGACTCACTTCGCCGGACGGCCGGAGGCCGACGCGGAGGCGACCGACTGA
- a CDS encoding D-aminoacyl-tRNA deacylase, translated as MIGIVVSRADAASELIGEHLLALADWREREDPDRPDSEGGGTYYALEADETRFELRTFEEWHLELEGVANAFSDPSMVVFASRHSGETGPLLTAHFTGNFGPAEFGGREGELAAACPAAHKRLLENFHEHAPEGYEVGMECTHHGPTSVGVPSLFAELGSDEAQWHDDAGARAVARSILGLDGTVRQEKQVVAFGGGHYVPRPERIVRETPWAVGHIGADWCLEELGPLNPDVIEQAFEESGADLAVIDGDRPELESVIEELGYRVVSETWLREVGDRDLALVERLESELGSVDEGVRFGEREGVFVVGPLPVELIEAARSVDPDGVRGAVERHALAFETTEGGTEVDERAAFAGGERDALIDDLVAILEREYEVERGSGEVVVRERAFDPEKAQRLGVPEGPAFGRLASGQAVEVEGRTIEPEAVFSERVRELSYSA; from the coding sequence GTGATCGGAATCGTCGTCAGCCGCGCCGACGCGGCCTCCGAACTGATCGGCGAGCACCTGCTCGCGCTCGCCGACTGGCGCGAACGCGAGGACCCGGACCGTCCCGATAGCGAGGGCGGGGGCACCTACTACGCGCTCGAAGCCGACGAGACGCGCTTCGAACTTCGTACCTTCGAGGAGTGGCACCTCGAACTGGAGGGGGTCGCGAACGCCTTCTCCGACCCCTCGATGGTCGTCTTCGCCTCCCGACACTCGGGCGAGACCGGCCCGCTCCTGACCGCCCACTTCACCGGCAACTTCGGACCCGCGGAGTTCGGCGGACGCGAGGGTGAACTCGCGGCGGCCTGTCCGGCCGCCCACAAGCGCCTGTTGGAGAACTTCCACGAGCACGCCCCCGAGGGCTACGAGGTCGGCATGGAGTGTACGCACCACGGGCCGACCTCGGTGGGGGTGCCCTCGCTCTTTGCGGAACTGGGAAGCGACGAGGCCCAGTGGCACGACGACGCGGGTGCCCGAGCGGTGGCCCGGTCGATCCTCGGACTCGACGGGACCGTCCGTCAGGAAAAACAGGTCGTCGCCTTCGGCGGGGGCCACTACGTTCCCCGCCCTGAGCGGATCGTGCGGGAGACGCCGTGGGCGGTCGGGCACATCGGCGCAGACTGGTGTTTAGAGGAGCTGGGACCGCTCAACCCCGACGTGATCGAGCAGGCCTTCGAGGAGAGCGGGGCCGACCTCGCGGTCATCGACGGCGACCGGCCGGAACTCGAATCGGTCATCGAGGAACTGGGCTACCGCGTCGTGAGCGAGACGTGGCTCCGCGAGGTCGGCGACCGGGACCTCGCCCTCGTGGAACGGCTCGAATCCGAACTCGGGAGCGTCGACGAGGGTGTTCGATTCGGCGAGCGCGAGGGGGTCTTCGTGGTCGGGCCGCTGCCGGTCGAACTCATCGAGGCGGCCCGGTCGGTCGACCCCGACGGCGTTCGCGGGGCGGTCGAGCGCCACGCGCTCGCGTTCGAGACCACGGAGGGGGGGACCGAGGTCGACGAGCGGGCGGCGTTCGCGGGCGGGGAACGCGATGCGCTGATCGACGACCTCGTGGCGATCCTCGAACGGGAGTACGAGGTCGAACGGGGATCGGGCGAGGTCGTCGTCCGCGAGCGGGCGTTCGATCCCGAGAAAGCGCAGCGGTTGGGCGTGCCCGAGGGGCCGGCGTTCGGCAGGCTCGCGTCGGGGCAGGCGGTCGAGGTAGAGGGCCGAACGATCGAACCCGAGGCGGTGTTCAGCGAGCGGGTCAGGGAGCTGTCGTATTCGGCCTGA
- the sppA gene encoding signal peptide peptidase SppA codes for MRTATVGRLAVSLLGALVAAAAGYVLFFELPTTGVELLGILLVIATALLGLRIAGRLAGNAFATYNVAEVAVEGPISRDGGKRFPSGPNTTPADDIVEQIEAADADDNVEGLLMKLNTPGGEVVPSDDIRRAIVEFDGPAIAYTTDVCGSGGYWIASGCDELFAREASLVGSIGVIGSRVNASDLAERMGLSYERFAAGRYKDAGVPLREMEEYERAYLQGLIDDFYGQFVERVAEGRELSEEEVRATEARVYVGEEALDLGLVDALGTREDAEDRLAEVLEIEPDVREFEPERGMMARLSIGSAQVAYAFGAGIASVLDTDEEIDVRL; via the coding sequence ATGAGGACGGCGACGGTCGGGCGACTGGCGGTTTCGCTGCTGGGCGCGCTGGTCGCCGCGGCCGCCGGCTACGTGCTGTTCTTCGAACTGCCGACGACCGGGGTCGAACTCCTCGGGATCCTGCTCGTGATCGCCACGGCCCTACTGGGATTGCGAATCGCGGGGCGACTCGCCGGGAACGCCTTCGCCACCTACAACGTCGCGGAAGTCGCCGTCGAGGGCCCCATCTCGCGGGACGGCGGCAAGCGCTTTCCGAGCGGACCGAACACCACGCCGGCCGACGACATCGTCGAACAGATCGAGGCCGCCGACGCCGACGACAACGTCGAGGGCCTGTTGATGAAGCTCAACACGCCGGGCGGCGAGGTCGTCCCCAGCGACGACATCAGGCGGGCGATCGTCGAGTTCGACGGACCGGCGATCGCCTACACGACCGACGTCTGTGGCAGCGGGGGATACTGGATCGCCAGCGGCTGTGACGAACTGTTCGCACGGGAGGCGAGTTTGGTCGGGAGTATCGGCGTGATCGGCTCGCGGGTCAACGCCTCGGACCTCGCCGAGCGGATGGGCCTCTCGTACGAACGCTTCGCCGCCGGGCGATACAAGGACGCGGGCGTGCCCCTTCGTGAGATGGAGGAGTACGAACGCGCCTACCTCCAGGGACTGATCGACGACTTCTACGGCCAGTTCGTCGAGCGGGTCGCCGAGGGCCGGGAGCTAAGCGAGGAGGAGGTCCGCGCGACGGAGGCCCGCGTCTACGTCGGCGAGGAGGCGCTCGACCTGGGGCTGGTCGACGCTCTGGGCACCCGCGAGGACGCCGAGGACCGCCTCGCCGAGGTGCTCGAAATCGAACCCGACGTCCGGGAGTTCGAGCCCGAACGGGGGATGATGGCCCGGCTCTCGATCGGGAGCGCGCAGGTCGCCTACGCGTTCGGCGCGGGGATCGCGAGCGTGCTCGATACGGACGAGGAGATCGACGTGCGCCTGTAG
- a CDS encoding shikimate dehydrogenase, translating into MDVYGLLGNPVTHSLSPPMHEAAYRELGIDARYVTFEPEPEALEAAITGADALGIRGLNMTIPFKREVLPLVELDELADRIGAVNTIDFDGRPTGHNTDAAGARRALEHHDVDVDGARAVLIGAGGAGRAIAFALADAGATVTIANRTEERAVELATAVPRATGHGLDDLNDLLANADVLVNATSVGMEEDRSPVPTEALTRHLTVMDIVYRPLETRLLRDAREAGAGTIDGAWMLLFQGVEAFERWTGQEAPVEVMNETLRGELSGESGAFK; encoded by the coding sequence ATGGACGTCTACGGACTGCTCGGCAACCCCGTCACCCACTCGCTGTCGCCGCCGATGCACGAGGCGGCCTACCGGGAACTCGGGATCGACGCTCGATACGTCACCTTCGAACCCGAACCCGAGGCGCTCGAAGCGGCGATCACCGGGGCCGACGCGCTCGGGATCCGGGGGCTGAACATGACGATCCCGTTCAAGCGGGAGGTCCTCCCCCTCGTGGAACTCGACGAGTTGGCCGACCGGATCGGGGCGGTCAACACGATCGACTTCGACGGTCGGCCCACCGGCCACAACACCGACGCCGCCGGCGCTCGGCGCGCGCTCGAACACCACGACGTGGACGTCGACGGCGCGCGGGCGGTGCTGATCGGGGCGGGCGGGGCGGGGCGGGCGATCGCCTTCGCGCTCGCGGACGCCGGCGCGACGGTGACGATCGCGAACCGGACCGAGGAGCGCGCCGTCGAGTTGGCGACGGCGGTCCCCCGGGCGACGGGCCACGGCCTCGACGACCTGAACGACCTGCTCGCGAACGCCGACGTGCTCGTCAACGCCACCAGCGTGGGGATGGAGGAGGACCGCTCGCCCGTTCCGACGGAGGCGCTGACCAGACACCTGACGGTCATGGACATCGTCTACCGGCCCCTCGAGACGCGACTCCTCCGGGACGCGCGCGAGGCGGGGGCCGGGACGATCGACGGGGCGTGGATGCTGCTCTTTCAGGGGGTCGAGGCGTTCGAACGCTGGACGGGGCAGGAGGCCCCCGTCGAGGTGATGAACGAAACTCTGCGAGGGGAACTGTCGGGTGAGTCGGGCGCTTTTAAGTAG